ACCCTAAATGTTGCTGAAGGAGATGGTGGTGCAAAAGCAATCTTAGACATAATTAAGAGGAACCAATTGGAGGAGTTATCGCATTAGGTTTGCATACTCGAGGCTCAGGTCAAAGTATCTCTTGGCGGTGTCTCTAGCTTCCTCCTTTTCCTGATCAGGTATATGAGGGTCGGCGAGCTTGAAACTCGTCACTTTCCCCCTCACATAGGCTCTGTAACATTTGTAGAATGGTAGAACGTCCAAGAAGTCTTGGCTTTCACCGCTTAGCTCCAAATATCTGTCAAGAAAAACGTTCGCAAGTTTATCCTTTCCCTTAAACTCTAGATCCATCAATAGGAATGCAATATCCGAAGCAGTATCTGAGCATCTAAACCTCCTATTGAATTCTATTGCATCATAAATGTAGATTTTGTCGGCGATGAAGATGTTTCCTGAATGAAGATCTCCATGGCACTCTCTAATCTTGGACGTTTTCATTCTCATCCTAAATAGGTGCCGCCTGTTTCTCAAGAACCAATCGACCCTTTCACGTATGAGCGTGTATTCGTATTCAGAAATTGTCTTTCCTATGAAATCTCTTGTCTGTTCAAAATTCTCTACCCAATTGTACGTGATAGTCGATAGAGATCCATATCTTCGAATTTCATTATTGGTTTCCGCGGATCTGTGAAAAGCGGACAGAATAGAGGCCATCTCCTCAATATGTGATACTGCAACTCTATTTTCACTTAGCATCTTAGACATTAAGGCGTCCTGCGGCATCTCCCTCATTTTTAAAGTATATTCCACAATTCTCCCATCACCGCTAATCTTCACTGCACCACTCCGAACCGTTATCGGAAGAACAGCGATATACATATCTCCACAGAGCCTACGATTAAGCCTAAGTTCCTCATAGCAGTAGTACCTCCTCTTCCTCAACGTTGTGAAGTCAAGAAAGCCGAAGTCGACTGGTTTCTTAATCTTATAGGCATATTTCCCAGTTAAGAAGACATAGGAAATGTGTGTCTGAACAAGCCTAATATCATCAACTTTCTCATCGTAGGATTCCGTATTTTTTAAAGCCTGAATCAGAATGTCCTGCTGCACGGTTAATATTGGCCAATTTACTGATTTTAAACTTTCCAATTGCTCATTAGGGTTTAGTTGTGTTATCTGTAATTAATGAGAAAGTTTTTTAAATAAAAAGAAGGAAATAACTCTGAATAAAAAAATGAGGATATAGAAAATGGTCAAGGGATTTCTCGGAAAGGTTTTACTAGTAATTTTAGTGTTCATTCTAATGCTTCCATTAATTGCCATCCCTATAGATGCGCAGCAGGTTCCGAATGGCCCTTGGGTTGACAAGGTCGTATTCTCTTCTGTCACAGACAGTGCGCAAGCAATAACTATGCTTGAGGCAGGTGATGCTCACGCATACTATTTTGCTCTGGTAGATGCCCAGTTATTCCAAAGAGTTCGAAGGTCAACAAGCCTATGGTATGCTCTATCCTATGGAACATATAACGAATTTACTTTCAATCCGGTGGGTCCAGAGTTTCCAACCACAGGAAAATTAAACCCATTCTCAGTTCCAAGAATTAGAGAAGCTATGAACTATCTCATAGACCGAGACTATATAGCAAATGAAATTTGCGGAGGACTAGCCGTCCCAAGATATACAGTGTTGACGCCATCATTTCCCGACTACGCCCGCCTAATAGACGTATGCAAGAAGATTGAGCTGCAATACGCGTATAACTTTGATAAAGCTAAGGCGATAGTGACAGAGGAAATGCGGAGGCTAAACGCCACTCTCGTTGGCGGAAAATGGTACTATAAGGGAGAGCCAGTTACAATAATCCTGCTTATTAGAACAGAGGACGAAAGACGCCAGATGGGAGATTATCTAGCCAACCAATTGGAGCTATTAGGGTTTACTACTGATAGACAATATAAGAGGAGTGCTGAGGCAGCTCCAATATGGCAGGGAGATCCGAAACTGGGTCTGTGGCATATTTATACTGGAGGATGGGTAACTACAGCTATATCGAGAGATCAATCTGGCAACTTTGAATTCTTTTATACTCCGCGAGGGTTAGCGATTCCGCTCTGGCAAGCCTATACTCCAGATCCGGAATTTGATAATATTGCCCTTAGGCTAACAAAGCGAGACTTTGGATCATGGGAAGAAAGAAATGAACTTATGGCACGTGCGCTTGAACTATCGATGAAGGATTCTGTAAGGATATGGGTTGTTAACAGGATTAGCGCATGGGTGGCGAGAAATGAAATAATACAAACCTATGATCTTGCCGGAGGATTCTATGGTGCAAGGTTATGGCCCTATACTATCAGATATAAAGGTCAGATTGGAGGAACCGTTAAAATAATAACGCAGGCTGAGATACCGGGAATTGATCCTTGGAACCCCTTAGGAGGAAGCAACTGGGTATACGACACAATGATATATAGGGCAACGTTTGATCCGGCTGCTATGCCAGACCCCTATACTGGATTATTCTGGCCAGTGAAATTTGTCAGTGCAAAAGTATACGCTAAGACAGGAACTCCCATGACTAAGACCTTAGACTGGGTTACACTTAGCTTTGTAGATAAAATTGAAGTTCCTACTGATGCATGGTACGGTTGGAATGCGACGACTCAACAGATAGTGTATGCTCCTCAAGGATTAGAGGCGACAGCAAAGGTTGTAGTTACCTTTAGGAGTGACCTCTTCCAGCAGAAATACCACGATGGCACAAACATTTCGCTGGCTGATTTCATATTCAATTACATTATTACCTTTGATCGAGCTGATAAAGCAAGTCCTGTCTATGATGAATCATACGTTTCCACCGCAAAGGCATTCATGAGCTACTTCAAAGGGTTCAAGATAATCAGCCAGAACCCACTTATATGCGAATTCTATACAGACAATGTGTATCCAGATGCTGAATGGGTAGTTGCTGATGTTACAGGCTGGTTCGATCCAACAGCAGCCTTCGGCCCATCACCTTGGCATATCGTAACCATAGGGTTGCTCGCGGAAGAGAAGGGTCTCGCAGCCTTCACTAGTGCCAAAGCAACAAAGCTGAAGGTGGATAGGCTAAACTACATAGCTGGCGGGACGCTCACAACGCTTATGAATATGCTCACCGAGGCTATCAGCAAGAAATACATTCCATATGAAAACGTACTCAAGAATTACCTTACTCAGGACCATGCATTAGCTAGGTATCAAGCTCTCAAATCATGGTATGAGAGGCGAGGACATTTCTGGGTGGGTGATGGACCCTTCTACTTAAAGACTGTTAATCCAACCGCCCATATTGTCGAGATTGAAGCAAACAGGGAGTACTCTGACAGAGCTGACAAATGGGGAGGGTTCGGAGAGCCGAAGTTGCCAGAAATTACTATAGAAGGTCCCA
This Candidatus Bathyarchaeota archaeon DNA region includes the following protein-coding sequences:
- a CDS encoding ABC transporter substrate-binding protein, which gives rise to MVKGFLGKVLLVILVFILMLPLIAIPIDAQQVPNGPWVDKVVFSSVTDSAQAITMLEAGDAHAYYFALVDAQLFQRVRRSTSLWYALSYGTYNEFTFNPVGPEFPTTGKLNPFSVPRIREAMNYLIDRDYIANEICGGLAVPRYTVLTPSFPDYARLIDVCKKIELQYAYNFDKAKAIVTEEMRRLNATLVGGKWYYKGEPVTIILLIRTEDERRQMGDYLANQLELLGFTTDRQYKRSAEAAPIWQGDPKLGLWHIYTGGWVTTAISRDQSGNFEFFYTPRGLAIPLWQAYTPDPEFDNIALRLTKRDFGSWEERNELMARALELSMKDSVRIWVVNRISAWVARNEIIQTYDLAGGFYGARLWPYTIRYKGQIGGTVKIITQAEIPGIDPWNPLGGSNWVYDTMIYRATFDPAAMPDPYTGLFWPVKFVSAKVYAKTGTPMTKTLDWVTLSFVDKIEVPTDAWYGWNATTQQIVYAPQGLEATAKVVVTFRSDLFQQKYHDGTNISLADFIFNYIITFDRADKASPVYDESYVSTAKAFMSYFKGFKIISQNPLICEFYTDNVYPDAEWVVADVTGWFDPTAAFGPSPWHIVTIGLLAEEKGLAAFTSAKATKLKVDRLNYIAGGTLTTLMNMLTEAISKKYIPYENVLKNYLTQDHALARYQALKSWYERRGHFWVGDGPFYLKTVNPTAHIVEIEANREYSDRADKWGGFGEPKLPEITIEGPIRVIGGLGAKFNVKITTKGTAYKVSEIESVSYLVVDASGKVGLVGKAEPVEDGLWTVGLEAADTSALPSGSSKLLVVASSKLVSIPSMKEASFVMLSLDAYIGERISSPLAQVQAKISTLEGSVSSLEQQIKSLQSSVSTMNTFLMVSIGIAVFAVALAAFSIIVKKK